In a genomic window of Bombina bombina isolate aBomBom1 chromosome 10, aBomBom1.pri, whole genome shotgun sequence:
- the LOC128640741 gene encoding MAP/microtubule affinity-regulating kinase 4-like, producing the protein MNSSVERPRRCIGDYHLLKTLGKGAFGEVRLAKHDKTGREVAIKVIKKKSMDHAHLQILLQEAKIMKRLNHPNIVQLYKVINTRTTLYLVLEYASGGDLYHHLVKHGRMEENKARVLFCQLLAAVHHCHQKSVVHHDIKSLNILLDCEGNIKLSDFGLSDTFTLGKMTNKFPGTLTHLPPEYYERREYVGPEVDIWALGVVFYEMVTCSLPFYSQNLSTMRMFVLQGNYDVPAYLSNECKILLSKLLVKNPERRCSLEPILNNQWISIGPQLDSNSAETDEKPTCSNKRAMSSPSMSGELDEYYSCCSQHNDDHDSDNSFVTAKSSPPIPDAAVPSDEDHEETSMSSPTRRTSRWRSFWKCIRGLFCCCCCCTK; encoded by the coding sequence ATGAATAGCAGTGTTGAAAGACCCCGCAGATGTATAGGAGACTACCATCTCCTTAAAACACTTGGAAAGGGCGCCTTTGGTGAGGTGAGATTGGCTAAGCATGATAAGACTGGCAGAGAAGTTGCCATTAAGGTAATCAAGAAAAAGAGTATGGATCACGCTCATCTGCAAATACTTTTGCAAGAAGCTAAGATTATGAAACGGTTGAATCACCCTAATATAGTTCAACTGTACAAGGTGATTAACACCAGGACCACTCTTTACCTTGTATTGGAATATGCCAGCGGAGGAGATCTTTACCATCACTTAGTAAAACATGGGCGCATGGAAGAGAATAAAGCACGTGTCCTATTTTGTCAACTATTGGCAGCAGTTCATCACTGTCATCAAAAATCTGTTGTTCACCATGACATAAAGTCTTTGAACATTCTTCTAGACTGTGAAGGGAATATCAAGCTTTCTGATTTTGGACTAAGTGATACATTCACTTTAGGGAAAATGACAAATAAATTCCCAGGAACACTAACTCACCTGCCTCCAGAATATTATGAACGTAGGGAGTATGTagggccagaagtggacatttgGGCCCTTGGTGTGGTGTTCTATGAAATGGTCACTTGTTCTCTGCCATTTTATAGCCAAAATCTGAGTACAATGAGAATGtttgtacttcagggaaactatgatGTTCCAGCCTACCTATCTAACGAATGCAAGATCTTACTCAGCAAACTCCTTGTTAAAAACCCAGAGAGAAGGTGTTCGTTGGAGCCAATCCTGAATAATCAGTGGATTAGCATAGGACCTCAGTTGGATAGCAACTCTGCAGAGACCGACGAAAAACCCACATGCAGCAACAAAAGAGCTATGTCATCCCCATCTATGAGTGGTGAACTTGACGAATATTACAGCTGCTGTTCTCAGCATAATGATGATCATGATAGTGACAATAGCTTTGTAACAGCTAAATCAAGCCCTCCCATTCCTGATGCTGCAGTACCATCGGATGAAGACCATGAAGAGACCTCTATGTCTTCACCAACTAGAAGAACAAGCAGATGGCGCTCCTTTTGGAAGTGCATTAGGGGACTTTTTTGCTGTTGCTGCTGCTGCACCAAATAG